The following are from one region of the Arachis duranensis cultivar V14167 chromosome 10, aradu.V14167.gnm2.J7QH, whole genome shotgun sequence genome:
- the LOC107470839 gene encoding sugar transport protein 10-like isoform X1 yields the protein MAGGVVATGGGRTHHEGKITLFVIVTCIVAAMGGLLFGYDLGITGGVTSMDQFLLKFFPNVYIQMKDQSGVHHHSQYCKFDNPLLTLFTSSLYLAALVASFFASSITRIMGRKISMFIGGIFFLVGSLLDAFAVNVAMLIIGRLLLGFGVGFCNQSVPLYLSEMAPPKIRGALNIGFQLMITIGILIANLINYKLAKIKNGWRFSLGIGAVPAIILCLGAIFLDDTPNSMIERGKQEKARKMLQRIRGIDDVDEEFQELVNASEEAKKVDNAWKNIIEAKYRPQLVFCSLIPFFQQFTGINVIMFYAPVLFQTLGFGSNASLMSAVITGGVNVVATIISIFSVDKFGRRILFLEGGIQMLLCQIAVGAMIAKEFGVSGVGSFSKGEVNLLLFFICAYVASFAWSWGPLGWLVPSEICSLEIRSAGQAINVSVNMLFTFIIGQVFLMMLCHLKFGLFFFFGGFVVIMTIFIAFFLPETKNVPIEEMNSVWRSHWFWARFIPQDMVNSHAHLQDL from the exons ATGGCAGGAGGTGTTGTCGCAACAGGAGGTGGTAGAACCCACCACGAAGGAAAGATCACATTATTCGTCATAGTCACATGCATTGTTGCCGCCATGGGAGGCTTACTCTTTGGCTATGATCTTGGCATCACAGGAGGCGTGACTTCCATGGACCAATTTTTACTCAAATTCTTTCCCAATGTTTACATCCAAATGAAAGACCAATCCGGTGTTCATCATCACAGTCAATACTGCAAATTCGACAATCCATTGCTCACATTGTTCACCTCTTCTTTATATCTCGCCGCATTGGTTGCTTCTTTCTTTGCTTCCTCCATAACAAGAATCATGGGCCGCAAGATTTCTATGTTTATCGGCGGAATCTTCTTTCTTGTCGGCTCCTTGTTAGACGCTTTCGCCGTCAACGTTGCCATGCTTATCATCGGTCGTTTGTTGCTTGGTTTTGGTGTCGGATTTTGCAATCAG TCTGTTCCGTTGTACTTATCCGAAATGGCGCCTCCGAAGATTCGAGGCGCACTTAACATTGGATTTCAATTGATGATCACAATCGGAATCTTAATCGCGAATCTCATCAACTACAAGCTTGCCAAGATTAAGAATGGATGGAGATTTTCCTTGGGAATAGGGGCAGTTCCGgcaattattttgtgtttgggaGCAATTTTCTTAGATGACACGCCAAACTCCATGATCGAAAGAGGTAAACAAGAAAAAGCTAGAAAAATGTTGCAACGAATTCGCGGCATTGATGATGTGGATGAGGAGTTTCAAGAACTTGTGAATGCAAGTGAGGAAGCGAAAAAAGTGGATAATGCATGGAAGAATATTATAGAAGCAAAATATAGGCCTCAACTTGTTTTTTGTTCGTTGATTCCATTCTTTCAACAATTCACTGGGATCAATGTGATTATGTTCTATGCGCCCGTTCTTTTCCAAACTTTAGGGTTTGGGAGTAATGCTTCTCTTATGTCTGCTGTCATCACCGGTGGAGTCAATGTTGTTGCCACCattatttctatattttctgTTGATAAATTTGGAAGAAGGATTTTGTTTCTTGAAGGTGGCATCCAAATGTTACTTTGCCAG ATTGCGGTTGGAGCTATGATCGCTAAGGAGTTTGGGGTGAGTGGTGTAGGTTCATTTAGCAAAGGAGAAGTGAACCTTCTGTTGTTCTTTATATGTGCATACGTGGCATCATTTGCATGGTCATGGGGCCCACTTGGATGGTTGGTTCCCAGTGAAATATGCTCTCTTGAAATAAGATCCGCAGGACAAGCCATCAATGTTTCGGTTAACATGCTCTTCACTTTTATCATAGGCCAAGTTTTTCTCATGATGCTTTGTCACTTGAAATTCggtcttttcttcttttttggcGGTTTTGTAGTTATCATGACTATTTTTATTGCATTCTTCCTTCCTGAGACAAAGAATGTCCCAATTGAAGAAATGAATAGTGTGTGGCGATCACATTGGTTTTGGGCCAGATTCATTCCTCAAGACATGGTTAATAGCCATGCTCATCTTCAGGatctttag
- the LOC107470839 gene encoding sugar transport protein 10-like isoform X2, with amino-acid sequence MAGGVVATGGGRTHHEGKITLFVIVTCIVAAMGGLLFGYDLGITGGVTSMDQFLLKFFPNVYIQMKDQSGVHHHSQYCKFDNPLLTLFTSSLYLAALVASFFASSITRIMGRKISMFIGGIFFLVGSLLDAFAVNVAMLIIGRLLLGFGVGFCNQSVPLYLSEMAPPKIRGALNIGFQLMITIGILIANLINYKLAKIKNGWRFSLGIGAVPAIILCLGAIFLDDTPNSMIERGKQEKARKMLQRIRGIDDVDEEFQELVNASEEAKKVDNAWKNIIEAKYRPQLVFCSLIPFFQQFTGINVIMFYAPVLFQTLGFGSNASLMSAVITGGVNVVATIISIFSVDKFGRRILFLEGGIQMLLCQVKVTMIAKEFGVSGVGSFSKGEVNLLLFFICAYVASFAWSWGPLGWLVPSEICSLEIRSAGQAINVSVNMLFTFIIGQVFLMMLCHLKFGLFFFFGGFVVIMTIFIAFFLPETKNVPIEEMNSVWRSHWFWARFIPQDMVNSHAHLQDL; translated from the exons ATGGCAGGAGGTGTTGTCGCAACAGGAGGTGGTAGAACCCACCACGAAGGAAAGATCACATTATTCGTCATAGTCACATGCATTGTTGCCGCCATGGGAGGCTTACTCTTTGGCTATGATCTTGGCATCACAGGAGGCGTGACTTCCATGGACCAATTTTTACTCAAATTCTTTCCCAATGTTTACATCCAAATGAAAGACCAATCCGGTGTTCATCATCACAGTCAATACTGCAAATTCGACAATCCATTGCTCACATTGTTCACCTCTTCTTTATATCTCGCCGCATTGGTTGCTTCTTTCTTTGCTTCCTCCATAACAAGAATCATGGGCCGCAAGATTTCTATGTTTATCGGCGGAATCTTCTTTCTTGTCGGCTCCTTGTTAGACGCTTTCGCCGTCAACGTTGCCATGCTTATCATCGGTCGTTTGTTGCTTGGTTTTGGTGTCGGATTTTGCAATCAG TCTGTTCCGTTGTACTTATCCGAAATGGCGCCTCCGAAGATTCGAGGCGCACTTAACATTGGATTTCAATTGATGATCACAATCGGAATCTTAATCGCGAATCTCATCAACTACAAGCTTGCCAAGATTAAGAATGGATGGAGATTTTCCTTGGGAATAGGGGCAGTTCCGgcaattattttgtgtttgggaGCAATTTTCTTAGATGACACGCCAAACTCCATGATCGAAAGAGGTAAACAAGAAAAAGCTAGAAAAATGTTGCAACGAATTCGCGGCATTGATGATGTGGATGAGGAGTTTCAAGAACTTGTGAATGCAAGTGAGGAAGCGAAAAAAGTGGATAATGCATGGAAGAATATTATAGAAGCAAAATATAGGCCTCAACTTGTTTTTTGTTCGTTGATTCCATTCTTTCAACAATTCACTGGGATCAATGTGATTATGTTCTATGCGCCCGTTCTTTTCCAAACTTTAGGGTTTGGGAGTAATGCTTCTCTTATGTCTGCTGTCATCACCGGTGGAGTCAATGTTGTTGCCACCattatttctatattttctgTTGATAAATTTGGAAGAAGGATTTTGTTTCTTGAAGGTGGCATCCAAATGTTACTTTGCCAGGTAAAAGTTA CTATGATCGCTAAGGAGTTTGGGGTGAGTGGTGTAGGTTCATTTAGCAAAGGAGAAGTGAACCTTCTGTTGTTCTTTATATGTGCATACGTGGCATCATTTGCATGGTCATGGGGCCCACTTGGATGGTTGGTTCCCAGTGAAATATGCTCTCTTGAAATAAGATCCGCAGGACAAGCCATCAATGTTTCGGTTAACATGCTCTTCACTTTTATCATAGGCCAAGTTTTTCTCATGATGCTTTGTCACTTGAAATTCggtcttttcttcttttttggcGGTTTTGTAGTTATCATGACTATTTTTATTGCATTCTTCCTTCCTGAGACAAAGAATGTCCCAATTGAAGAAATGAATAGTGTGTGGCGATCACATTGGTTTTGGGCCAGATTCATTCCTCAAGACATGGTTAATAGCCATGCTCATCTTCAGGatctttag